One stretch of Natronobacterium gregoryi SP2 DNA includes these proteins:
- a CDS encoding DUF7342 family protein, whose amino-acid sequence MKEPRPELMATDDERAESPDFDALTDPKELVSGDRTRDDFFDAVLGLDSPATVSEVADRAGHGVDAAREYLEWFERMGIITQVTESPATYERNQEYLHWRRVQKLREEYTTDELLSRLETERERDESYGETFDVDSPDAVSITEHASDTDRAVEDVWNDASAWKTTRRRIGLLERALTAGPENATEERTAV is encoded by the coding sequence CTGAAAGAGCCCCGTCCGGAGTTGATGGCGACGGACGACGAACGCGCGGAGTCGCCGGACTTCGACGCGCTGACGGACCCGAAGGAACTCGTCTCCGGCGATCGGACGCGTGACGACTTCTTCGACGCTGTTCTCGGACTGGACAGTCCGGCGACGGTGAGCGAGGTTGCCGACCGCGCCGGACACGGGGTCGACGCGGCGAGGGAGTACCTCGAGTGGTTCGAGCGAATGGGAATCATCACCCAGGTTACGGAGTCGCCGGCGACCTACGAGCGAAACCAGGAGTACCTACACTGGCGGCGCGTCCAGAAGCTCCGGGAGGAGTACACGACCGACGAACTCCTCTCCCGGCTCGAGACGGAGCGAGAACGAGACGAGAGCTACGGCGAGACGTTCGATGTCGACTCTCCTGATGCGGTTTCGATCACGGAACACGCATCGGATACCGATCGAGCGGTGGAAGACGTGTGGAACGACGCCTCGGCCTGGAAGACGACGCGTCGGCGGATCGGCCTCCTCGAGCGAGCGCTAACGGCTGGCCCGGAAAACGCCACCGAGGAACGAACCGCGGTATGA
- a CDS encoding twin-arginine translocation signal domain-containing protein: protein MGRTTQSLDVDRRGVLKASGVAALAAGVGGRTLVQESSPATDDELEEGEEVKTICSHCSVGCGLKMVVDNDAVVGQEPWDDHPINEGGLCAKGASLAQTVNSDRRLKEPMKRGCHRTSSTLKSRVNAEVDEFSDPAR, encoded by the coding sequence ATGGGAAGGACAACCCAGTCGCTTGACGTCGATAGACGAGGTGTCTTGAAAGCAAGCGGGGTAGCTGCGCTGGCAGCCGGCGTCGGGGGCCGGACGCTGGTACAGGAATCCAGTCCCGCGACTGACGACGAACTCGAAGAGGGGGAAGAAGTAAAGACGATCTGTTCGCACTGTTCTGTCGGCTGTGGGCTGAAGATGGTGGTCGACAACGACGCTGTCGTCGGCCAGGAGCCCTGGGACGATCACCCGATCAACGAAGGAGGGCTCTGTGCGAAGGGGGCGAGCCTGGCACAGACCGTCAACTCCGACCGTCGGCTCAAAGAGCCGATGAAAAGAGGGTGTCATAGAACGAGTAGCACACTAAAGAGCAGGGTGAACGCTGAGGTGGATGAGTTCAGCGACCCTGCAAGATGA
- the mobA gene encoding molybdenum cofactor guanylyltransferase: MTVSPHSLAGVIIAGGYSTRFGDEDKAVADLAGTPMIRRVVDRLAAVTDEIIVNCRNDQREQIQTAIEGCAPDVQFAIDPIEDRGPLAGIRIALETTSREYAAVVACDMPFVDPALLSYLADQARGHDAAIVQVEDRWYQTTQAVYRSDTMARSAAAVLEDDDRRIVAALEEIDVVTVDESELEEIGVDNVTFESIDTQDALETAARRLS; encoded by the coding sequence ATGACCGTGTCTCCTCACTCGCTCGCTGGTGTGATCATTGCTGGCGGCTACTCCACTCGCTTCGGGGACGAGGACAAGGCCGTCGCTGATCTCGCCGGCACACCGATGATCCGACGGGTCGTCGACCGACTCGCTGCGGTAACCGACGAGATCATCGTCAACTGCCGGAACGACCAGCGCGAGCAGATCCAGACTGCAATCGAGGGGTGTGCCCCAGACGTTCAGTTTGCGATCGATCCGATCGAGGATCGGGGCCCGCTCGCTGGCATCCGGATCGCTCTCGAGACGACGTCTCGCGAGTACGCGGCAGTGGTCGCCTGTGATATGCCGTTCGTCGATCCGGCGTTGCTGTCGTACCTCGCAGACCAGGCCCGGGGTCACGATGCAGCGATCGTTCAGGTCGAGGACCGCTGGTACCAGACGACTCAGGCAGTGTACCGATCCGACACGATGGCACGGTCGGCTGCGGCCGTCCTCGAGGACGACGACCGCCGGATCGTCGCCGCACTCGAGGAGATCGACGTCGTTACCGTCGACGAGAGCGAACTCGAAGAGATCGGCGTCGACAACGTGACGTTCGAGAGCATCGATACGCAGGACGCGCTCGAGACGGCTGCCAGGCGACTTTCGTGA
- a CDS encoding transcription factor S: protein MQFCDDCGSMMKADGDHMVCTNENCGGSSERDREREDEFVTTESQTDDDVIESSEDANFEGKPKATDVICDECGNQEAWYTLKQTASADEPPTRFFKCTECGHRWRGYN, encoded by the coding sequence ATGCAGTTTTGCGACGATTGCGGATCGATGATGAAAGCCGACGGCGACCACATGGTCTGTACCAACGAGAACTGTGGTGGCTCGAGCGAGCGGGACCGCGAGCGCGAAGACGAGTTCGTCACGACCGAGTCCCAGACGGACGACGACGTGATCGAGTCCAGCGAAGACGCCAACTTCGAGGGGAAGCCGAAGGCGACCGACGTGATCTGTGACGAATGTGGCAACCAGGAGGCGTGGTACACGCTCAAGCAGACGGCTTCGGCTGACGAACCGCCGACGCGCTTTTTCAAGTGTACCGAGTGTGGCCATCGCTGGCGTGGCTACAACTGA
- a CDS encoding MIP/aquaporin family protein: MSSNEFTTKQKLVAEFFGSATLVFVLVSSGLLADGMLGASPSIGVLFIGLATAGWLFVVVQMLGPISGAHVNPAVTIALLVTGDVDAKTARQYIPVQFLGGLVGVSLAGLTFVSTIGWEVFAVSAVERPASTWLAEFLGTVLLASVIISLIRQESELIGIAVGFTVGMGIIGTASTAFLNPQVALARIFTSGIAGIQPFDAVMFMLASALGGIAAGLMWRYLWPRPTPLDRPKPEPDNESALDEFAVES; the protein is encoded by the coding sequence ATGTCTTCCAATGAATTCACTACAAAACAGAAACTCGTCGCGGAGTTTTTCGGGTCTGCGACGCTCGTTTTCGTCCTCGTGTCGTCGGGGCTGCTTGCCGATGGAATGTTAGGGGCAAGTCCGAGTATCGGCGTGTTGTTTATCGGGCTGGCGACGGCTGGCTGGCTGTTTGTCGTCGTGCAGATGCTCGGCCCGATCAGCGGTGCTCACGTGAACCCGGCGGTCACCATTGCACTACTGGTGACCGGTGATGTGGACGCAAAGACCGCACGTCAGTACATTCCCGTGCAGTTCCTCGGCGGCCTCGTTGGCGTCAGTTTGGCAGGACTCACCTTCGTGAGCACGATTGGATGGGAGGTGTTCGCCGTCTCGGCCGTCGAGCGACCCGCGTCCACTTGGCTGGCCGAGTTCCTCGGCACCGTGTTACTCGCGTCGGTCATCATCTCCTTGATCCGTCAAGAAAGCGAGTTAATCGGTATCGCCGTGGGCTTTACCGTCGGCATGGGGATCATTGGAACCGCCTCGACGGCGTTTCTGAACCCCCAAGTCGCTCTCGCCAGAATCTTCACGTCGGGTATTGCGGGGATCCAACCGTTCGACGCCGTCATGTTCATGCTGGCCTCGGCGCTCGGGGGGATCGCTGCTGGACTCATGTGGCGCTACCTCTGGCCGCGACCGACTCCCCTCGACAGACCGAAACCGGAACCCGACAACGAGAGCGCCCTCGACGAGTTCGCGGTAGAATCGTAG
- a CDS encoding beta-ribofuranosylaminobenzene 5'-phosphate synthase family protein translates to MPSATVSAGARIHVGFQNLSLARARIYGGIGVGLDQPRVTVTAEPADDLEVDDPLAREYARRAVDLLDVSGVVIDVVERLPRHVGLGSGTQLALTVLAATAHAHDLEPRVRERAPAMGRGGRSGVGVATFEDGGFVVDAGHPTNRFTTRPPAEGDWTVPPVVARHDLPDDWRFLVVVPDAEPGRNGDDEDASMHEVVERADPTVADEIAGVLTRKLLPAATEGRLEAFGEAIGEIGRKNGTWYTDVQGGVFRPPAGEVVERLAACPVLSGVGQSSWGPVVYGVTDRDHADEAVAAAEAALSACDCDGRILLPAPVTTGDGARLRLE, encoded by the coding sequence ATGCCGAGCGCGACCGTGAGCGCGGGTGCACGCATCCACGTCGGGTTTCAGAATCTCTCGCTTGCGCGTGCGAGGATTTACGGCGGAATCGGGGTTGGCCTCGACCAGCCCCGCGTAACCGTCACCGCCGAACCCGCAGACGACCTCGAGGTCGACGACCCGCTCGCCCGCGAGTACGCCCGCCGTGCGGTCGACCTCCTCGACGTCTCCGGCGTCGTGATCGACGTGGTCGAACGGCTCCCCCGACACGTCGGTCTCGGAAGCGGGACCCAACTCGCGTTGACGGTGCTTGCAGCGACAGCCCACGCTCACGATCTCGAGCCGCGGGTTCGAGAGCGTGCACCCGCGATGGGCCGGGGCGGCCGCAGCGGCGTCGGTGTCGCGACCTTCGAAGACGGCGGATTCGTCGTCGACGCCGGTCACCCGACGAACCGTTTCACGACGAGGCCGCCCGCCGAGGGCGACTGGACGGTGCCGCCGGTCGTCGCCCGCCACGACCTCCCCGACGACTGGCGGTTCCTGGTCGTCGTTCCCGACGCCGAACCCGGCCGCAACGGCGACGACGAGGACGCGAGCATGCACGAGGTCGTCGAACGCGCCGATCCGACCGTCGCCGACGAAATCGCTGGCGTCCTCACTCGGAAACTCCTGCCTGCCGCCACAGAGGGGCGACTCGAGGCCTTCGGCGAGGCGATCGGCGAGATCGGCCGCAAGAACGGCACCTGGTACACCGACGTCCAGGGTGGGGTCTTCCGACCGCCAGCGGGCGAGGTCGTCGAGCGACTCGCGGCGTGTCCCGTCCTCTCGGGCGTCGGTCAGTCCTCGTGGGGGCCGGTCGTCTACGGCGTCACCGACCGTGATCACGCCGACGAGGCTGTGGCGGCGGCAGAGGCGGCACTCTCGGCGTGTGACTGCGACGGCCGGATACTGCTTCCCGCTCCTGTCACGACAGGCGACGGTGCTCGTCTTCGACTCGAGTAG
- a CDS encoding transposase, producing the protein MSSATLQDDPSVDSFFNVVETETLALFEHLSFEFLEEFDVFAPAETGRTRDHEPPELMRGFLHCYYKDIYGIRPVERELRNTVVWLSCGFDRPPSRDAVDRFLTDLEHVVDEVFDHLVEQAALRGLLDLTYSIDSTDVRAMPADQDASKCYDPTNDEYYHGYGCTIVSTGQKIPIAAEFTESKQATEETAMRVTRDALAVAKPIWMVGDSAYDTLDWHDHLLAAGVVPVAPYNARNTDDPKDIEYRVEDRIEQHSEDVQLKQSTLDETYNRRTGVERTNESVKDCGLGRTHARGRVHARSQVFLALCLRLVIAITNYERGDNPGSTVITV; encoded by the coding sequence ATGAGTTCAGCGACCCTGCAAGATGACCCTTCGGTAGACTCGTTTTTCAATGTCGTGGAGACCGAGACGCTAGCGCTGTTCGAGCACCTTTCCTTCGAGTTTCTCGAAGAGTTCGACGTGTTCGCCCCGGCGGAGACGGGGCGAACACGAGACCACGAACCTCCAGAGCTGATGCGTGGCTTTCTCCACTGCTACTACAAGGACATCTACGGCATTCGCCCCGTTGAACGAGAGCTACGGAATACAGTTGTCTGGCTGAGCTGTGGGTTCGATCGACCGCCGTCGAGAGACGCGGTCGATCGCTTCCTCACCGATCTCGAACACGTCGTTGACGAGGTTTTCGACCACCTCGTCGAGCAGGCCGCCTTGCGGGGCCTGCTCGACTTGACCTACTCCATTGATTCAACTGACGTGAGGGCGATGCCTGCCGATCAAGACGCGTCGAAGTGCTACGATCCAACCAACGACGAGTACTACCACGGCTACGGCTGTACAATCGTCTCGACCGGGCAAAAGATCCCGATTGCGGCGGAGTTCACAGAGAGTAAACAAGCGACAGAGGAGACGGCGATGCGCGTCACCCGTGACGCGCTCGCCGTCGCCAAGCCGATTTGGATGGTCGGTGACAGTGCCTACGACACGCTGGACTGGCACGACCACCTGCTGGCTGCAGGGGTCGTGCCAGTCGCCCCGTACAACGCGCGAAACACCGACGACCCGAAAGATATCGAGTATAGGGTCGAAGACCGTATCGAACAACACAGCGAGGACGTTCAGTTGAAGCAGTCCACGTTGGATGAGACGTACAACCGCCGTACTGGAGTCGAACGAACCAACGAATCAGTGAAGGACTGCGGCCTCGGGCGAACGCACGCCCGAGGCCGCGTTCACGCACGATCGCAGGTGTTCCTCGCTCTGTGCCTTCGTCTCGTCATCGCAATTACCAACTACGAACGTGGAGACAATCCGGGAAGCACCGTGATCACGGTGTGA